In the genome of Neodiprion pinetum isolate iyNeoPine1 chromosome 2, iyNeoPine1.2, whole genome shotgun sequence, one region contains:
- the LOC124213372 gene encoding alpha-glucosidase-like, with the protein MCTLPVLFLILAVTASIDATTYNVTTPTEWWQTAVIYEIWPESFKDSDGDGIGDLNGITSKLSHFVDMGVTCIWLAPIYESPFVDSGYDISDFYALHSTYGTLDDFTTLVKTAQELGLKVIIDFVPNHTSDEHEWFVKAKQGIEPYYSYYIWNEGIMYGDYRGLPSNWISGFTGSTWEWVDERNAYYLHQFSKHEVDLNWRNPDVMEQMKKVLTYWLDLGIDGFRVDAVPFFVESANFTNETLSGQDVPSDTYYYLNHTETKDQSESYPLVQEWKEHMNNYTVSQGNDKVRVMCTEGYSAIDYVVKWYDYGSDVPFNFFFISDGQTSAVIDTATDIVDIITKWYNNMPSDQTANWVLGNHDRSRIATKVGLYRTDGIHFLILLMSGVPTLYFGDEIGMTDTFLTWAETTDVQACNTNETEYLSWTRDPERTPYQWDNTTAAGFSTNSTPFLKVNENYLTVNLAAEKEADFSHYKNFQKAIALRNTTVWREGTVDVELIEDDVIGVTRQLDGEDPIIVLVNWANTTVTVDLDSYFADLPDTMELVIADMYSGLNDNIGDTYNKSSMYIPAYGAMVLLGTSS; encoded by the exons ATGTGCACGTTACCGGTACTGTTCTTGATACTTGCTGTTACGGCATCGATTGATGCCACAACCTATAATGTCACAACGCCAACGGAGTGGTGGCAAACAGCCGTCATCTACGAAATCTGGCCTGAATCCTTCAAGGATAGCGATGGCGATGGGATCGGTGATTTGAATG GTATTACGAGCAAATTGAGTCATTTTGTCGACATGGGCGTCACGTGCATCTGGCTCGCGCCTATATACGAGAGTCCCTTCGTCGATAGTGGCTACGACATTTCTGATTTCTACGCATTGCATTCAACTTACGGTACACTTGACGATTTTACAACTCTGGTCAAAACCGCCCAAGAATTGGGACTTAAAGTAATCATCGATTTTGTTCCGAATCACACAAGTGACGAACACGAATGGTTTGTCAAAGCAAAGCAAGGTATCGAACCATACTACAGTTACTACATATGGAACGAAGGAATTATGTACGGTGATTATCGTGGACTGCCAAGTAATTGGATCTCTGGGTTCACTGGCAGCACTTGGGAATGGGTTGACGAACGTAACGCCTATTACCTTCACCAGTTCAGCAAGCACGAAGTCGACCTTAACTGGAGGAACCCTGACGTCATGGAGCAAATGAAG AAAGTTCTTACGTACTGGCTTGATCTTGGGATAGACGGCTTCCGCGTCGACGCGGTGCCCTTTTTCGTAGAGTCTGCTAATTTTACGAATGAGACTTTGTCCGGGCAGGACGTCCCGTCGGACACTTATTACTACTTGAACCACACCGAGACAAAGGATCAATCAGAGAGTTATCCACTCGTACAGGAGTGGAAGGAACACATGAACAACTACACAGTCTCACAGGGTAACGACAAGGTGCGGGTCATGTGCACAGAAGGATACTCTGCCATTGACTACGTAGTCAAATGGTACGATTACGGTTCCGATGTGccattcaatttctttttcatttccgaTGGCCAAACTTCCGCTGTTATAGACACAGCTACAGATATAGTCGACATAATTACGAAGTGGTATAACAATATGCCGAGTGACCAAACAGCTAACTGGGTG TTAGGAAATCACGACAGAAGTCGAATCGCCACCAAGGTTGGATTATACCGAACTGACGGGATCCATTTCTTGATTCTTCTCATGTCTGGCGTTCCTACTCTTTACTTCGGCGACGAAATCGGCATGACCGACACATTTCTCACCTGGGCAGAAACTACTGATGTACAAGCATGTAACACCAATGAAACAGAGTACCTCAGTTGGACCAGAGATCCCGAACGCACCCCTTACCAATGGGATAACACAACTGCTGCCG GATTCTCTACAAACTCTACACCGTTCCTCAAGGTGAACGAGAACTATCTGACCGTAAATCTTGCCGCCGAAAAAGAGGCCGATTTCAgtcattataaaaatttccaaaaagcGATTGCTCTGCGAAACACCACCGTATGGCGAGAGGGAACAGTCGACGTTGAACTTATCGAAGACGACGTAATAGGTGTGACTAGGCAGCTTGATGGTGAAGATCCAATCATAGTTTTGGTAAACTGGGCGAATACCACCGTCACCGTTGATTTGGACAGTTACTTTGCCGATTTGCCCGATACCATGGAACTTGTGATAGCTGACATGTACTCCGGATTGAATGATAACATTGG AGATACTTACAACAAATCAAGCATGTACATCCCAGCGTATGGCGCAATGGTACTTCTGGGTACAAGTTCGTAG
- the LOC124213371 gene encoding alpha-glucosidase-like encodes MCAPQLLFLILAAAASVDAVTYNVTAPTEWWQKNVIYEVWVESFKDSDGDGKGDLNGIKSKLEHFVDLGVTCIWLPPIYETPMVDSGYDISNFTAVNTDYGTLDDFDALVTAAHELGLKVIIDFVPNHTSDEHEWFLKAKQGIEPYYSYYVWNKGVYYGDYLSYPNNWLDVFNDGTVWEWVDEREAYYLHQFSVHEVDLNWTNPLVMSEMKNVLTFWLDHDVDGFRIDAAPYYVESSTLENETRSDKDVDSTNYFYLNHTQTKDQPENYPIVKEWKEHINNYTASKGNDKVRFICTEGYSDIEYIMKWYDYDDDFPFNFYFIKDGDIANDAVIDTAEDIYDIFIEWLDNMPSGKTANWVLGNHDMNRIATRIGLYRTDGLHLSTLLLPGVFTMYNGDELGMTNTYLTWAETTDVRACSTTNTTYTLYSRDPMRTPYQWDNTTSAGFSTNSTTFLKVNPDYVTVNLAAEKEADFSHYQNIQKAIALRNTTVWEEGTVDVELIEDQMVGIARQLDGENPIVVLMNWENSTVTVDLDDYFDGLPDTLELVIADMYSGLNDNVGDTYEKSSIEVPEHGSMVLLGVSS; translated from the exons ATGTGTGCTCCCCAGCTGCTCTTCCTCATCCTTGCTGCTGCGGCATCGGTTGATGCCGTAACTTACAATGTCACCGCACCCACCGAGTGGTGGCAGAAAAACGTTATCTACGAAGTTTGGGTCGAATCGTTTAAGGACAGTGATGGCGATGGAAAAGGAGATCTGAATG GTATCAAGAGCAAACTGGAACACTTTGTCGACCTGGGCGTGACGTGCATTTGGCTGCCGCCCATATACGAGACTCCCATGGTTGACAGTGGCTACGACATTTCCAATTTCACTGCCGTGAACACAGATTACGGGACACTTGACGATTTCGATGCACTGGTAACTGCGGCCCATGAATTGGGACTAAAAGTAATCATCGACTTTGTTCCCAACCACACGAGTGACGAACACGAATGGTTCCTCAAAGCAAAACAGGGAATCGAACCATACTACAGTTACTACGTCTGGAACAAAGGAGTTTATTACGGCGACTATCTTAGCTATCCAAATAATTGGTTGGACGTCTTCAACGACGGCACCGTTTGGGAATGGGTCGACGAACGCGAAGCTTATTATCTTCATCAATTCAGCGTGCACGAAGTCGACCTTAACTGGACGAACCCTCTCGTGATGTCGGAAATGAAG AACGTTCTTACGTTCTGGCTTGATCATGACGTAGATGGCTTCCGTATCGACGCTGCGCCGTACTACGTAGAGTCTTCTACTCTGGAGAACGAAACTAGGTCCGACAAAGATGTCGATTCAACCAATTATTTCTACCTGAACCACACCCAAACAAAGGATCAACCAGAAAATTATCCTATCGTGAAAGAGTGGAAGGAACacataaacaattatacagcCTCAAAGGGTAACGACAAGGTTCGGTTCATCTGCACGGAAGGATACTCTGACATTGAATACATTATGAAATGGTATGACTACGATGATGACTTTCCATTCAACTTTTACTTCATCAAAGACGGAGATATCGCCAACGACGCTGTTATAGATACAGCGGAGGACATCTACGACATATTCATCGAATGGCTCGACAATATGCCATCGGGTAAAACAGCTAATTGGGTG CTCGGAAATCACGACATGAATCGAATCGCTACACGAATCGGACTGTACCGAACTGATGGACTTCACTTGTCGACACTTTTGCTGCCTGGTGTTTTCACCATGTACAATGGTGATGAGCTCGGTATGACCAACACATATCTCACGTGGGCAGAAACTACCGATGTCCGAGCTTGCAGTACGACTAATACAACTTACACTCTGTACTCGCGAGACCCCATGCGCACTCCGTACCAATGGGACAACACCACTTCTGCCG GTTTCTCCACAAACTCTACAACTTTCCTCAAGGTCAATCCGGACTACGTGACAGTAAACCTTGCCGCTGAGAAAGAGGCCGATTTCAGTCATTACCAAAATATACAAAAAGCAATTGCTCTACGTAACACCACCGTATGGGAAGAAGGAACAGTCGACGTCGAACTTATTGAAGATCAGATGGTAGGTATCGCTAGGCAACTTGACGGCGAGAATCCAATAGTTGTGTTGATGAACTGGGAAAATTCCACCGTCACGGTCGACTTGGATGATTACTTTGACGGTCTGCCCGATACCCTGGAACTTGTTATAGCTGATATGTATTCCGGACTGAACGACAACGTCGG AGATACATACGAAAAATCGAGCATAGAGGTCCCGGAGCATGGCTCAATGGTACTCCTGGGTGTGAGTTCGTAA
- the LOC124213376 gene encoding major royal jelly protein 1-like isoform X1: MEQTPLKLYIDRRKVCSSETSKTSDETGTPLFIMTLQFSRIWRILPIFLACVAWSSAAADLETIYEWKYIDYVWESDAEKEAAVANETYDYTNIVVVDVQSLPDDRVIVTTPRYKNNPATLSVISSQSADNGPLLQPYPSWSWNNADDCSGFTSVNRVYLDQCNRLWLVDSGKIGNEQVCSAKIFGFDPSTDEMLYNMTIPDNISHNPTNTSQGRLELQVVETTGDNCENTWLYISDLEGYGLLISNLTATWRLQDKIFEPDYSDASATNFTSCDESVDMYLGPSGLLIFPPGFVEDGNYLIFKPMSKIKSYTVNVDELHNSWNGSELSFYLSTYTPPSQEPAKTYTKEGLLFANFISANAIGCWHLEHPLADANVAELTQDDERLQFVFSLKMKHFTNGTQELWVMSNRLQKFILGTVDFTDVNIRIMTVEPYAYVEGTVCEPESYEVVDTIFEKNYTLYEQSACLYTPS, translated from the exons ATGGAACAGACCCCGTTGAAGCTTTATATTGACCGTAGAAAAGTATGTTCCTCGGAAACGAGCAAAACGAGCGACGAGACCG gAACTCCGCTCTTCATCATGACGCTTCAGTTTTCCCGTATTTGGAGAATACTGCCCATTTTCTTGGCATGCGTGGCATGGTCTTCAGCTGCAGCAGATCTCGAAACCATTTACGAATGGAAATACATCGACTACGTTTGGGAAAGCGACGCGGAAAAAGAAGCCGCTGTTGCCAATGAAACATACGACTACACTAACATCGTAGTGGTCGATGTTCAATCACTGCCTG ACGATCGTGTGATTGTGACAACTCCAAGGTACAAGAATAACCCCGCTACCTTATCGGTGATTTCGTCTCAATCCGCGGACAATGGTCCACTGCTGCAACCTTATCCCAGCTGGTCATGGAATAACGCTGACGACTGCTCAGGTTTCACGAGCGTCAACAGAGTTTAC CTCGACCAGTGCAACAGACTTTGGCTTGTAGACTCCGGAAAAATCGGAAACGAGCAGGTTTGCagtgccaaaattttcggGTTTGACCCGAGCACAGACGAAATGTTGTACAACATGACGATCCCCGATAACATAAGCCATAATCCAACCAACACCAGCCAAGGGCGACTCGAATTGCAGGTTGTTGAAACAACTGGGGACAACTGTGAAAATACTTGG CTTTACATATCGGACTTGGAGGGCTACGGGCTTCTCATTTCCAATCTAACGGCCACATGGCGGCTCCAAGATAAGATCTTCGAGCCGGATTATTCGGATGCAAGTGCAACGAACTTTACCTCATGCGATGAGTCTGTAGATATGTATCTCGGACCTTCGGGCCTTCTAATTTTTCCTCCTGGATTCGTGGAGGATGGAAATTACTTGATTTTCAAGCCCATGTCAAAAATAAAGTCGTACACCGTGAACGTTGACGAATTGCACAACTCCTGGAACGGAAGTGAACTCTCCTTCTACCTTTCGACTTACACACCGCCGAGTCAGGAACCCGCGAAAACTTACACAAAGGAGGGTCTCTTGTTCGCTAATTTCATCTCTGCCAATGCCATTGGATGCTGGCATCTGGAACACCCTCTGGCAGACGCCAATGTC GCAGAGTTGACGCAAGATGACGAACGGCTGCAGTTCGTTTtcagtttgaaaatgaaacatttcaCAAACGGTACCCAAGAACTCTGGGTCATGTCAAATCGCTTGCAAAAGTTCATACTCGGAACTGTCGATTTTACTGACGTCAACATCAGAATTATGACCGTGGAGCCGTATGCCTACGTTGAAGGCACAGTGTGCGAACCAGAGTCGTATGAAGTAGTTGACACTATCTTCGAGAAGAACTACACGCTTTACGAACAGAGCGCCTGCCTGTACACACCTTCATAA
- the LOC124213376 gene encoding major royal jelly protein 1-like isoform X2: MTLQFSRIWRILPIFLACVAWSSAAADLETIYEWKYIDYVWESDAEKEAAVANETYDYTNIVVVDVQSLPDDRVIVTTPRYKNNPATLSVISSQSADNGPLLQPYPSWSWNNADDCSGFTSVNRVYLDQCNRLWLVDSGKIGNEQVCSAKIFGFDPSTDEMLYNMTIPDNISHNPTNTSQGRLELQVVETTGDNCENTWLYISDLEGYGLLISNLTATWRLQDKIFEPDYSDASATNFTSCDESVDMYLGPSGLLIFPPGFVEDGNYLIFKPMSKIKSYTVNVDELHNSWNGSELSFYLSTYTPPSQEPAKTYTKEGLLFANFISANAIGCWHLEHPLADANVAELTQDDERLQFVFSLKMKHFTNGTQELWVMSNRLQKFILGTVDFTDVNIRIMTVEPYAYVEGTVCEPESYEVVDTIFEKNYTLYEQSACLYTPS; the protein is encoded by the exons ATGACGCTTCAGTTTTCCCGTATTTGGAGAATACTGCCCATTTTCTTGGCATGCGTGGCATGGTCTTCAGCTGCAGCAGATCTCGAAACCATTTACGAATGGAAATACATCGACTACGTTTGGGAAAGCGACGCGGAAAAAGAAGCCGCTGTTGCCAATGAAACATACGACTACACTAACATCGTAGTGGTCGATGTTCAATCACTGCCTG ACGATCGTGTGATTGTGACAACTCCAAGGTACAAGAATAACCCCGCTACCTTATCGGTGATTTCGTCTCAATCCGCGGACAATGGTCCACTGCTGCAACCTTATCCCAGCTGGTCATGGAATAACGCTGACGACTGCTCAGGTTTCACGAGCGTCAACAGAGTTTAC CTCGACCAGTGCAACAGACTTTGGCTTGTAGACTCCGGAAAAATCGGAAACGAGCAGGTTTGCagtgccaaaattttcggGTTTGACCCGAGCACAGACGAAATGTTGTACAACATGACGATCCCCGATAACATAAGCCATAATCCAACCAACACCAGCCAAGGGCGACTCGAATTGCAGGTTGTTGAAACAACTGGGGACAACTGTGAAAATACTTGG CTTTACATATCGGACTTGGAGGGCTACGGGCTTCTCATTTCCAATCTAACGGCCACATGGCGGCTCCAAGATAAGATCTTCGAGCCGGATTATTCGGATGCAAGTGCAACGAACTTTACCTCATGCGATGAGTCTGTAGATATGTATCTCGGACCTTCGGGCCTTCTAATTTTTCCTCCTGGATTCGTGGAGGATGGAAATTACTTGATTTTCAAGCCCATGTCAAAAATAAAGTCGTACACCGTGAACGTTGACGAATTGCACAACTCCTGGAACGGAAGTGAACTCTCCTTCTACCTTTCGACTTACACACCGCCGAGTCAGGAACCCGCGAAAACTTACACAAAGGAGGGTCTCTTGTTCGCTAATTTCATCTCTGCCAATGCCATTGGATGCTGGCATCTGGAACACCCTCTGGCAGACGCCAATGTC GCAGAGTTGACGCAAGATGACGAACGGCTGCAGTTCGTTTtcagtttgaaaatgaaacatttcaCAAACGGTACCCAAGAACTCTGGGTCATGTCAAATCGCTTGCAAAAGTTCATACTCGGAACTGTCGATTTTACTGACGTCAACATCAGAATTATGACCGTGGAGCCGTATGCCTACGTTGAAGGCACAGTGTGCGAACCAGAGTCGTATGAAGTAGTTGACACTATCTTCGAGAAGAACTACACGCTTTACGAACAGAGCGCCTGCCTGTACACACCTTCATAA